In Bacteroidales bacterium, a single window of DNA contains:
- a CDS encoding zinc ribbon domain-containing protein, with translation MNEHVCQSCGMPMKTEEDFGTNADLSINEDYCHYCFKDGNFTHDLTMDEVIELNLQYLNEFNKDSPKEFTVEEARGVMKEYFPTLKRWNNYSKS, from the coding sequence ATGAATGAACATGTTTGTCAAAGTTGTGGAATGCCGATGAAAACGGAAGAAGATTTCGGCACTAATGCAGATCTTAGTATTAATGAAGATTATTGCCATTATTGCTTCAAAGATGGTAATTTTACCCATGATCTTACTATGGATGAAGTAATTGAACTTAATCTTCAATATTTGAATGAGTTTAATAAGGATTCTCCGAAAGAATTTACGGTTGAAGAAGCAAGAGGGGTAATGAAAGAATATTTTCCGACTTTAAAACGATGGAATAATTATTCTAAATCTTAA